The following are encoded together in the Mumia sp. Pv4-285 genome:
- a CDS encoding flavodoxin family protein gives MATLLLVHHTPTASVQALAEAVTAGAHDPAIERVEVVVRPALEARADDVLAADAYVLGTPANFGYMSGALKHFFDTIFLEAGGALADDGSAAGGGDGPARRSKPYGLWIHGRYDTTGAVRAVQSIVGALGWTQAAPVLEILGDVGEPQRAAAYELGATLAAHLSA, from the coding sequence GTGGCCACCTTGCTCCTCGTCCACCACACGCCCACCGCGTCAGTCCAGGCGCTCGCCGAGGCCGTGACCGCCGGCGCGCACGACCCCGCGATCGAACGCGTCGAGGTCGTCGTACGCCCGGCGCTCGAGGCCCGCGCCGACGACGTCCTCGCGGCCGACGCGTACGTGCTCGGCACCCCGGCCAACTTCGGCTACATGTCAGGGGCGCTGAAGCACTTCTTCGACACGATCTTCCTCGAGGCCGGGGGTGCGCTGGCCGACGACGGCTCGGCCGCCGGGGGCGGCGACGGGCCGGCGCGCCGCAGCAAGCCGTACGGGCTGTGGATCCACGGCCGGTACGACACGACCGGTGCCGTCCGCGCCGTCCAGTCGATCGTCGGCGCGCTGGGCTGGACGCAGGCGGCGCCCGTCCTCGAGATCCTCGGCGACGTCGGCGAACCCCAGCGCGCGGCAGCGTACGAGCTCGGGGCGACCCTGGCCGCGCACCTCTCCGCCTGA
- the leuA gene encoding 2-isopropylmalate synthase, which yields MAISPQQPSGMPYERYPAFPPIDIPDRTWPSKTITEAPRWLSTDLRDGNQALIDPMTPARKRRMFDMLVRMGYKEIEVGFPSASETDFAFVRHLVEDDLIPDHVTISVLTQAREDLIDRTAQSLVGAKNANIHLYNAVAPLFRRVVFGVDRDECRAIAVRGTELVMKYADEYLQGTDFGYQYSPEIFTGAELEFSVDVCEAVMDVWQPEAGREIILNLPATVEMATPNTYADQIEWFGRAISRREHVAISLHPHNDRGTAVAATELAMMAGADRVEGCLFGHGERTGNVDLVTLGMNLFSQGIDPQIDFSDIDEVRRTVEYCTGLPVHPRHPYAGDLVYTAFSGSHQDAIKKGLEDLDRQAVERGIPVSEMPWEAPYLPIDPHDVGRSYEAVIRVNSQSGKGGVAYIMKSEHKMDLPRRLQIEFSRVVQSMTEGEAGEMSVDQIWSAFSAEYLERTTPYALEAFRSSTDHDGLDELVVDVRVGDNVRSLKGEGNGPVAAFVDAIGSVNGDVRVLDYAEHALSSGGDAVAAAYVECEIGDQIVWGVGVDPSIVTASLKAVVSAANRAAAARD from the coding sequence ATGGCCATCTCCCCTCAGCAGCCCAGCGGCATGCCGTACGAGCGCTACCCCGCCTTCCCGCCGATCGACATCCCCGACCGCACCTGGCCGTCGAAGACGATCACCGAGGCGCCGCGCTGGTTGTCGACCGATCTCCGCGACGGCAACCAGGCGCTGATCGACCCGATGACGCCCGCCCGCAAGCGCCGCATGTTCGACATGCTCGTACGCATGGGCTACAAGGAGATCGAGGTCGGTTTCCCGAGCGCCAGCGAGACGGACTTCGCCTTCGTCCGTCACCTCGTCGAGGACGACCTCATCCCTGACCACGTGACGATCTCGGTCCTGACCCAGGCCCGCGAGGACCTGATCGACCGCACGGCGCAGTCGTTGGTCGGGGCGAAGAACGCCAACATCCACCTCTACAACGCCGTCGCGCCGCTGTTCCGCCGAGTCGTCTTCGGCGTGGATCGTGACGAGTGCCGGGCGATCGCCGTACGCGGCACCGAGCTCGTCATGAAGTACGCCGACGAGTACCTGCAGGGCACCGACTTCGGCTACCAGTACTCGCCCGAGATCTTCACCGGCGCCGAGCTCGAGTTCTCGGTCGACGTGTGCGAGGCCGTCATGGACGTCTGGCAGCCCGAGGCCGGTCGCGAGATCATCCTCAACCTGCCCGCGACCGTCGAGATGGCGACGCCCAACACGTACGCCGACCAGATCGAGTGGTTCGGACGCGCCATCTCGCGCCGCGAGCACGTCGCGATCTCGCTGCACCCGCACAACGACCGCGGTACGGCGGTGGCCGCGACGGAGCTGGCGATGATGGCCGGCGCCGACCGCGTCGAGGGCTGCCTGTTCGGACACGGCGAGCGCACCGGCAACGTCGACCTGGTCACGCTGGGCATGAACCTCTTCAGCCAGGGCATCGACCCGCAGATCGACTTCTCCGACATCGACGAGGTCCGTCGCACCGTCGAGTACTGCACGGGGCTGCCGGTCCATCCGCGCCACCCGTACGCCGGCGATCTCGTCTACACGGCGTTCTCGGGTTCGCACCAGGACGCGATCAAGAAGGGTCTGGAGGACCTCGACCGTCAGGCCGTCGAGCGGGGCATCCCGGTCTCGGAGATGCCGTGGGAAGCCCCGTACCTGCCGATCGACCCCCACGACGTCGGTCGCTCGTACGAGGCCGTGATCCGCGTGAACAGCCAGTCCGGCAAGGGCGGCGTCGCGTACATCATGAAGTCCGAGCACAAGATGGACCTGCCGCGTCGGCTCCAGATCGAGTTCAGCCGGGTCGTCCAGTCGATGACGGAGGGTGAGGCCGGCGAGATGTCCGTCGACCAGATCTGGTCGGCGTTCTCCGCCGAGTACCTCGAGCGCACCACGCCGTACGCCCTGGAGGCGTTCCGTTCGTCGACGGACCACGACGGGCTCGACGAGCTGGTCGTCGACGTCCGCGTGGGTGACAACGTCCGGTCGCTCAAGGGCGAGGGCAACGGCCCCGTCGCTGCGTTCGTCGATGCCATCGGGTCGGTCAACGGTGACGTCCGGGTGCTCGACTACGCCGAGCACGCCCTCTCGTCGGGTGGCGACGCGGTCGCCGCGGCGTACGTCGAGTGCGAGATCGGGGACCAGATCGTCTGGGGCGTCGGCGTGGACCCGAGCATCGTGACGGCGTCGCTCAAGGCGGTCGTCTCCGCGGCGAACCGCGCCGCCGCAGCACGCGACTGA